From a single Methanofollis sp. W23 genomic region:
- a CDS encoding TIGR01458 family HAD-type hydrolase — MVFLIVSTDGRAMINTEAVLFDIEGVLHVGGVPVPGGTAVVKALQAAGVLFRCVSNTTRSSRAALAAKLEGLGYDIPASSIFTPSVAAVREIRRRGGGPCYLLTTGDLHTDFSAAGIPLGAGEEGTRFVVVGDAGDEFTYESMNRAFRLLLQGADLIALEKDRYWRGAEDLMLSAGPYVTALEYASGARAHLVGKPSPAFFARALDDMGVAPGDAVMVGDDIMTDIGGSKGAGMRAVLVRTGKYDEKFVNQARVVPDAVIDSVASLGEVVRLR, encoded by the coding sequence ATGGTTTTTTTAATCGTCTCCACCGACGGACGGGCGATGATCAACACAGAGGCAGTACTTTTCGATATCGAAGGCGTGCTCCATGTCGGCGGCGTGCCCGTGCCTGGCGGGACAGCGGTGGTGAAGGCATTGCAGGCGGCCGGGGTTCTGTTTCGGTGCGTCTCCAACACCACCCGCAGTTCTCGTGCCGCGCTGGCGGCGAAGCTGGAAGGACTTGGATATGACATCCCCGCGTCCTCGATCTTCACCCCGTCGGTGGCGGCGGTGCGAGAGATCAGGCGGCGCGGGGGCGGGCCGTGCTACCTGCTCACCACCGGGGATCTGCACACCGACTTCTCGGCGGCCGGCATACCGCTCGGTGCCGGGGAAGAGGGCACCAGGTTTGTCGTCGTCGGGGACGCCGGGGACGAATTCACCTACGAGTCGATGAACCGCGCCTTCAGGCTTCTCCTCCAGGGCGCCGACCTCATCGCCCTTGAAAAAGACCGCTATTGGCGGGGCGCAGAGGACCTGATGCTCTCCGCCGGGCCCTATGTGACGGCCCTTGAGTACGCCAGCGGGGCCAGGGCCCATCTTGTCGGAAAGCCTTCACCGGCCTTCTTCGCGCGGGCCCTTGACGATATGGGCGTGGCCCCAGGAGATGCCGTCATGGTCGGGGACGATATCATGACCGACATCGGCGGTTCAAAGGGCGCCGGGATGCGGGCGGTCCTGGTCAGAACCGGGAAATACGACGAAAAATTCGTGAATCAGGCGCGGGTAGTCCCAGATGCAGTCATCGACTCGGTGGCGTCCCTTGGAGAAGTCGTGAGACTGCGGTGA
- the putP gene encoding sodium/proline symporter PutP, with amino-acid sequence MFSNGTAILAAFIVYLGAMVLIGLLYYNKTHTVSDYILGNRGLNRYVAALSAEASDMSGWLLIGLPGLAYLSGMSAIWVALGLIIGTFLNWKFVAKRLRIYTQKANDSLTLPDFFRNRFNDQSGIISAIAAVFILIFFLIYTSAQFVAGGKLFNTVFGLDYTTALLVGSLIVVAYTFTGGFKAVCLTDFIQGTLMFFALLMVPIMAILALGGPEATVAGIEQIDPALLDPFMDAETGLPLTAIAIVSSLAWALGYFGQPHILVRFMAIRKPEEIREARSVAMIWVTISLLAAVAIGLVGRVFLNQPLVGPDAETVFMVMTSEVFFSFLAGIVLCGILAAIMSTASSQLLVSASAVSQDLYKSFFRHEASEKELIWVSRLSVLFVAVLAIFLGLDPESSVFQIVSYAWAGFGATFGPVILMGLFWKRTTRQGALAGIVVGGLTVLVWKWFGFFGLYEIVPGFILSMLAIYVVSKMTPAPEPELVAVFEETDREMQKSDS; translated from the coding sequence ATGTTCAGCAACGGCACCGCAATATTGGCCGCATTTATCGTCTATCTAGGCGCAATGGTCCTCATCGGGCTCTTGTATTACAACAAGACGCACACTGTCAGCGACTATATCCTCGGGAACAGAGGTCTGAACCGTTATGTTGCAGCACTCAGTGCTGAAGCCTCAGATATGAGTGGGTGGTTGCTCATCGGCCTGCCAGGACTTGCCTATCTCTCTGGCATGAGTGCCATCTGGGTGGCGCTCGGGCTCATCATCGGGACCTTCCTGAACTGGAAATTTGTCGCAAAACGCCTGCGTATCTATACCCAGAAGGCCAACGACTCGCTAACCCTTCCCGACTTCTTCAGGAACAGGTTCAATGATCAATCCGGCATCATCAGCGCGATTGCCGCCGTCTTTATCCTGATCTTCTTCCTGATATACACCTCGGCGCAGTTTGTCGCCGGCGGAAAACTCTTCAACACGGTCTTCGGGCTCGACTACACCACCGCGCTGCTGGTCGGGTCGTTGATCGTCGTCGCCTACACTTTCACCGGGGGGTTCAAGGCAGTCTGTCTCACCGACTTCATCCAGGGGACACTGATGTTCTTTGCACTCCTGATGGTCCCGATCATGGCCATCCTCGCCCTTGGCGGCCCTGAGGCCACCGTCGCCGGGATCGAACAGATCGACCCTGCGCTCCTCGACCCCTTCATGGACGCAGAGACCGGTCTACCCCTCACTGCCATCGCGATCGTCTCCAGTCTTGCATGGGCGCTCGGGTATTTCGGCCAGCCCCATATCCTGGTCAGGTTCATGGCGATCAGAAAACCCGAGGAGATCAGAGAGGCGAGATCGGTCGCCATGATCTGGGTTACGATCTCTCTTCTTGCGGCGGTCGCGATCGGTCTTGTCGGCCGTGTCTTCCTGAACCAGCCTCTGGTCGGTCCGGACGCCGAGACGGTCTTTATGGTGATGACAAGCGAGGTCTTCTTCTCGTTCCTTGCAGGGATCGTGCTCTGCGGGATCCTTGCGGCGATCATGAGCACGGCCTCTTCCCAGCTCCTGGTCAGCGCCTCGGCGGTCTCACAGGACCTCTACAAATCATTCTTCAGGCATGAGGCGAGTGAGAAGGAACTGATCTGGGTGAGCCGTCTCTCGGTTCTTTTCGTTGCAGTGCTGGCGATCTTCCTCGGGCTCGACCCAGAGAGCAGCGTCTTCCAGATCGTCTCCTACGCCTGGGCCGGATTCGGTGCGACCTTCGGGCCGGTGATCCTGATGGGGCTCTTCTGGAAGCGGACGACGCGGCAGGGGGCCCTCGCCGGGATCGTCGTCGGCGGGCTGACGGTCCTGGTCTGGAAATGGTTCGGGTTCTTCGGGCTGTACGAGATCGTGCCAGGGTTCATTCTCTCGATGCTTGCGATCTATGTCGTCAGCAAGATGACGCCTGCACCTGAGCCTGAACTTGTGGCGGTCTTTGAAGAGACTGACAGAGAGATGCAGAAGAGCGATTCCTGA
- a CDS encoding DEAD/DEAH box helicase, translated as MGFEEPTPIQKLAIPKILEGQDVTGQAQTGTGKTAAFGIPLVEKVDQEDSRTQALVLSPTRELALQTSGEIKRLSRHQGNISVVPIYGGQPIGRQFGALRRGAQIVVGTPGRVIDHLERGTLMLDTVQTVVLDEADQMLDMGFREDIERILSETPDDRQTVLFSATMPKPIRDISRRFQQDPAFVRVQQKEMTVPQVEQLSVKVRRKEKPEVLSRLLQIYNPELTIVFCNTKQGVDDLTAQLHTLGVRAEALHGGMKQMQRDRVMGRFRNDAIDVLIATDVAARGIDVEDVELVINYDLPQDLEYYVHRIGRTARAGRGGRAITFMGPRDGYRLKAIQRRCRARIHTIPVPSERDVEESRMRHLAEEIKETIEEGDLDRYAGIVDQVIGEDDLSARDVAAAVLKMMLSRKTRRSSSASSSSAAPEDRSEVEAGMVRLHLNAGKDRNIRPKDIVGALAGETGISGRSIGAIRIEGTDTFVEVPEESAKTVVERMKGKSIGNVRLIGGTCLTLAVPVDQ; from the coding sequence ATGGGCTTTGAGGAGCCAACACCCATCCAGAAACTTGCTATCCCCAAGATTCTGGAGGGACAGGACGTAACCGGTCAGGCCCAGACCGGTACCGGTAAGACGGCGGCATTCGGGATCCCGCTCGTCGAGAAGGTCGACCAGGAAGACTCCAGGACACAGGCGCTGGTCCTCTCTCCGACCCGCGAACTCGCCCTCCAGACGTCTGGCGAGATCAAGAGACTGTCCCGTCACCAGGGAAATATCTCGGTCGTCCCCATCTATGGCGGCCAGCCGATCGGGCGGCAGTTCGGAGCACTGCGGCGCGGGGCGCAGATCGTTGTCGGGACACCCGGACGGGTGATCGACCACCTGGAACGCGGCACCCTCATGCTTGACACCGTGCAGACTGTCGTCCTCGACGAGGCCGACCAGATGCTGGACATGGGTTTCAGGGAAGACATCGAGCGGATCCTCTCCGAGACCCCTGACGACCGCCAGACCGTCCTCTTCTCCGCAACGATGCCCAAGCCGATCCGGGACATCTCGCGCCGTTTCCAGCAGGACCCGGCATTCGTGCGGGTGCAGCAGAAAGAGATGACCGTCCCGCAGGTGGAGCAGTTGTCGGTGAAGGTCAGGAGAAAGGAGAAGCCGGAAGTGCTCTCCAGGCTCCTCCAGATCTACAACCCTGAGCTTACGATCGTCTTTTGCAACACCAAACAGGGCGTGGACGACCTCACGGCACAACTCCACACCCTCGGGGTCAGGGCCGAGGCACTCCATGGCGGCATGAAGCAGATGCAGCGCGACCGCGTGATGGGCAGGTTCAGGAACGACGCCATCGACGTGCTCATCGCCACCGACGTCGCGGCCAGGGGGATCGATGTCGAGGACGTGGAACTGGTCATCAACTACGACCTGCCCCAGGACCTCGAGTATTATGTCCACCGGATCGGCCGGACGGCCAGGGCCGGGCGCGGCGGCCGGGCGATCACCTTCATGGGGCCGCGGGACGGCTACCGCCTGAAGGCGATCCAGCGCCGGTGCCGGGCCAGGATCCACACGATCCCGGTCCCGAGTGAACGGGATGTCGAAGAGAGCAGGATGCGTCATCTGGCCGAGGAGATCAAGGAGACGATCGAGGAAGGGGACCTCGACCGTTACGCCGGGATCGTCGACCAGGTGATCGGCGAGGACGATCTCTCTGCCAGGGACGTGGCGGCGGCCGTCCTGAAGATGATGCTCAGTCGCAAGACGCGGCGGTCATCCTCGGCATCGTCCTCATCCGCGGCACCAGAGGACAGGAGTGAGGTCGAGGCCGGGATGGTCCGTCTCCACCTCAACGCCGGCAAAGACCGCAACATAAGGCCCAAAGATATCGTGGGTGCCCTGGCCGGCGAGACCGGGATCTCGGGGCGGTCCATCGGGGCGATCAGGATCGAAGGCACCGATACCTTTGTCGAAGTACCAGAAGAGTCGGCAAAGACGGTTGTCGAGCGGATGAAGGGCAAGAGCATCGGGAACGTCCGTCTTATCGGCGGAACCTGCCTCACCCTTGCAGTGCCAGTTGACCAGTGA
- a CDS encoding PHP domain-containing protein — MSPEIAPGNRVRLDMHVHSVYSPDAVIEIDTIVRAWRTHRVLAMVCDHNTIRGSEEVFRRVREFDPDVPLIRAEEISTTEGEVIGAFLTEEITPGLSAGETIDQISEQGAVSIVPHPFCTFRTSAIDRRALDEAVDQVDLIEGYNARNTAPEANRTAQAYARTHKKNLTAGSDAHLPFELCRTFVELEPFEGPGDLLAHLRNGTVHFKTTTPAVHQVSRAVKAVKRSARQREYRKIWR, encoded by the coding sequence ATGTCGCCAGAGATTGCTCCAGGAAACCGCGTCAGACTCGACATGCATGTCCACTCTGTCTACTCACCTGATGCCGTGATCGAGATCGACACCATCGTCCGTGCATGGCGGACGCACAGAGTCCTGGCCATGGTCTGCGACCACAACACCATTCGCGGCTCAGAAGAAGTCTTTCGCAGGGTCAGGGAATTTGATCCAGATGTCCCACTCATCCGTGCCGAAGAGATCTCGACGACCGAAGGCGAGGTGATCGGTGCATTTCTCACCGAGGAGATCACTCCAGGCCTGAGTGCCGGCGAGACGATCGACCAGATCAGCGAGCAAGGCGCCGTCTCGATTGTCCCCCACCCCTTCTGCACCTTCCGGACAAGTGCCATCGATCGCCGCGCCCTGGACGAGGCCGTCGACCAGGTCGATCTCATCGAGGGATATAATGCCAGGAACACTGCACCAGAGGCGAACCGCACTGCGCAGGCATATGCCAGAACCCACAAAAAAAATCTCACCGCCGGTTCAGACGCCCATCTCCCCTTTGAACTCTGCCGGACTTTCGTCGAACTCGAACCCTTCGAAGGGCCAGGCGACCTCCTTGCTCACCTCAGAAATGGGACAGTCCATTTCAAGACCACCACCCCCGCAGTTCACCAGGTCTCACGGGCGGTGAAGGCCGTGAAGCGTTCAGCGCGTCAACGAGAATATCGCAAGATTTGGAGATAA
- a CDS encoding NYN domain-containing protein, with amino-acid sequence MDIKSDSIALFIDFDNIEIGIRREYNRNFSIGPIIKELSEMGTVVVRRAYGDWVSYQSYREGLIEHGIELIERTSITNSGKNGADIKIAIDAVDLALKNDFINIFVIVSGDSDFLPLIQKLREYGKYVTVISGDGFTSPYIMKNCDKFISYETIAGIEKPHEEKKKLKDAIELLEKVILSRVDEGKGLHLAAIKNQMLRLDPSFNEKSYGFSNFGKFIRYIGDECLLPIKIHTRDSGDWFLDYFSDHDEMITSEEYQQREPHLREWGIIFGTIERCFREGEGKYTQGWYQYLIAYLTQQRREGKIGLDQSSLKAALLRLLESDILIRKNPEKSLEKSVFMLPDDYEERKARFMDDRFRDL; translated from the coding sequence ATGGATATAAAATCTGATTCAATTGCACTCTTCATCGATTTTGACAATATTGAGATCGGCATCAGGAGAGAATATAACCGGAATTTTTCGATCGGGCCCATCATCAAAGAACTCTCTGAGATGGGCACGGTGGTGGTCAGGCGGGCCTATGGTGATTGGGTGTCCTATCAGTCCTACCGTGAAGGACTTATCGAACACGGGATCGAACTGATCGAACGGACTTCCATCACTAACAGCGGGAAGAACGGGGCGGACATCAAGATCGCCATCGACGCCGTCGACCTGGCGCTGAAGAACGACTTCATCAATATCTTCGTGATCGTATCTGGAGACAGCGACTTCCTCCCGCTCATCCAGAAGTTGAGAGAATATGGGAAGTATGTGACGGTGATCAGCGGCGATGGGTTCACCAGTCCGTATATCATGAAAAATTGCGACAAGTTCATCTCCTACGAAACGATCGCCGGGATCGAGAAACCTCATGAAGAGAAGAAGAAGTTGAAGGATGCGATCGAACTGCTTGAGAAGGTCATCCTCTCCAGGGTCGACGAGGGAAAGGGGTTGCACCTGGCTGCGATCAAAAACCAGATGCTCAGGCTTGACCCTTCTTTCAACGAGAAGTCCTATGGGTTTTCCAATTTTGGAAAATTTATCAGGTACATCGGCGACGAATGCCTGCTCCCGATCAAGATCCATACGAGGGACAGCGGTGACTGGTTCCTTGACTACTTCTCTGATCACGACGAGATGATCACCTCAGAGGAATACCAGCAGCGGGAACCACATCTCAGGGAGTGGGGGATCATCTTTGGGACTATTGAACGGTGTTTCCGCGAGGGAGAGGGGAAGTATACGCAAGGGTGGTACCAGTACCTGATCGCCTACTTAACGCAGCAGAGGCGGGAGGGAAAGATCGGTCTGGACCAGAGCAGTCTCAAGGCGGCCCTGCTCCGTCTCCTCGAGTCTGATATATTGATCAGGAAAAATCCCGAGAAGAGTCTTGAAAAATCGGTGTTCATGTTGCCTGACGACTATGAGGAGAGGAAGGCCAGGTTCATGGACGACCGGTTCCGCGACCTGTGA
- a CDS encoding ketopantoate reductase family protein gives MTEANRPDVLVLGAGGVGLSLAGALAAVAHVTVACRPRHAGAIRRDGLVMEGVWGDRTVREIACITGLEESLPAPDLVVITAKGFDTRAICEEYADVLKGRTVASLQNGIGNEEVIAEYARNVIGGTVTTNFSVVGDGHVRVKSQSSPMIFGHWSGPDVEMVGRLVEMVRSAGVLVEASTDIRSAKWSKSLLNLSVNPICALLSVQVGRAADPRLRQVIGAIVRETFMVMEAKGVRTDWTTAEAYLDHLFMVQVPDFDTAYPSMYYDIQAGRRTEIDLLNGYIADQGEVLQVPTPYNRCIADLIRFKETNGRE, from the coding sequence ATGACTGAGGCAAATCGACCCGATGTCCTGGTCCTCGGTGCGGGGGGGGTCGGGCTCTCCCTTGCCGGGGCACTTGCAGCCGTCGCCCATGTCACGGTGGCATGCAGGCCGCGCCATGCCGGGGCGATCAGAAGAGACGGCCTCGTGATGGAAGGGGTCTGGGGGGACCGCACTGTCAGGGAGATCGCCTGCATCACCGGCCTGGAGGAGAGCCTGCCGGCACCTGATCTCGTCGTCATCACCGCAAAGGGATTTGACACGAGAGCGATCTGTGAGGAGTACGCCGACGTCCTCAAGGGAAGAACGGTTGCGAGTCTCCAGAACGGGATCGGCAATGAGGAGGTCATCGCCGAATATGCCAGGAACGTCATCGGCGGCACAGTCACCACCAACTTCTCGGTGGTCGGCGATGGACATGTGAGGGTGAAGAGCCAGAGCAGCCCGATGATCTTTGGCCACTGGTCGGGCCCTGACGTGGAGATGGTTGGCCGTCTCGTGGAGATGGTCAGGTCGGCCGGAGTCCTTGTCGAGGCCAGCACCGATATCAGGTCGGCAAAATGGTCGAAGTCCCTCCTGAACCTCTCGGTAAACCCGATCTGCGCTCTCCTCTCTGTCCAGGTGGGGAGGGCGGCCGACCCCCGCCTGCGGCAGGTGATCGGGGCGATCGTCCGCGAGACCTTCATGGTGATGGAGGCAAAAGGCGTCAGGACAGATTGGACGACTGCTGAAGCCTACCTCGACCACCTCTTCATGGTGCAGGTCCCTGACTTCGACACCGCCTACCCTTCGATGTATTATGATATTCAGGCCGGGCGGCGGACCGAGATCGACCTGCTCAACGGCTATATCGCCGACCAGGGTGAGGTACTCCAGGTCCCGACCCCATACAACCGGTGCATCGCCGACCTCATCAGGTTCAAAGAAACAAACGGCAGGGAGTAG
- a CDS encoding chemotaxis protein CheW, whose amino-acid sequence MAETIDVVKFELGGECYALDIHLAREIVEMIPITPVPRAPAHIAGLINLRGEVTTIIDLASLLGVPDDLETEITKKIIVLMPEATGGANVGVIVGDVHSVIQVSEKNVEQIDEGTSADGFVKGIIKSGEEDSEKSELVIWLDMLKIMKENTKY is encoded by the coding sequence ATGGCTGAGACTATCGATGTCGTGAAGTTTGAACTGGGCGGGGAGTGCTATGCCCTGGATATCCACCTTGCCAGGGAGATCGTGGAGATGATCCCGATCACCCCTGTCCCCAGGGCCCCGGCCCATATCGCCGGGTTGATCAATCTCAGGGGCGAGGTGACGACGATCATCGACCTCGCCAGCCTCCTCGGCGTCCCAGATGACCTGGAGACCGAGATCACAAAGAAGATCATTGTGCTGATGCCAGAGGCGACCGGCGGGGCAAACGTCGGGGTGATCGTCGGCGACGTCCACAGTGTCATCCAGGTCTCTGAGAAGAATGTCGAGCAGATCGACGAGGGCACGAGTGCCGACGGGTTTGTGAAGGGGATCATCAAGAGCGGTGAAGAAGACTCCGAGAAGAGCGAACTCGTGATCTGGCTGGACATGCTCAAGATCATGAAGGAGAACACGAAGTACTGA
- a CDS encoding NAD(P)-binding protein, whose translation MDMIRILGAGPAGLAAAVTLARAGHNVEVYEKQEDVGTRFRGDLQGLENWSGSSDVIDRLGGIGIRPEFEHRPYARLSVSDGQEILSFACQKPAFYLVRRGKSPGCLDHALKEQALDAGVDIRFNSTLPEDRTEIVATGPERRGVHAVARGYTFSTSMDDLAYGLVNSAASRNGYAYLLVMNGRGCLCTMLTGDFEKAGSCLAEAEQTFSELVDLDVKDPHPCGGVGRVALPPHYQDNGRLYAGEAAGLQDPFWGFGILYALRSGHLAAQSIIKGFDYGHAAEETFGDMLKAGVVNRYLWDRYGMENYAKIYRRLKGVDDPLPYLRSFYTFNTYQRLLYRKAKRHVKTHYGGVISAK comes from the coding sequence ATGGATATGATCCGGATTCTGGGCGCCGGCCCGGCCGGGCTTGCAGCGGCCGTCACCCTGGCGAGGGCGGGACATAATGTGGAGGTGTACGAGAAGCAGGAGGACGTCGGGACGCGTTTTAGGGGCGACCTCCAGGGGCTTGAGAACTGGTCAGGTTCCTCAGACGTCATCGACCGCCTTGGCGGGATCGGGATCAGGCCTGAATTTGAACACCGCCCCTATGCTCGTCTCTCGGTCTCCGACGGGCAGGAGATTCTCTCTTTTGCCTGCCAGAAGCCGGCCTTCTACCTTGTACGACGTGGAAAAAGTCCCGGCTGTCTTGACCATGCCCTCAAAGAGCAGGCCCTGGATGCCGGGGTCGATATCAGGTTTAATTCAACCCTCCCTGAGGATCGGACCGAGATCGTGGCGACCGGTCCTGAACGCCGGGGGGTGCATGCGGTCGCGAGAGGCTACACCTTCTCGACCTCAATGGACGACCTTGCCTATGGGCTTGTCAACTCCGCCGCATCCAGGAACGGCTACGCCTATCTCCTGGTGATGAATGGCCGCGGTTGTCTCTGCACAATGCTGACCGGTGATTTTGAGAAGGCCGGGTCATGCCTGGCCGAAGCAGAGCAGACTTTCTCCGAACTTGTCGACCTGGACGTGAAGGACCCGCACCCATGCGGGGGAGTGGGGAGGGTTGCCCTGCCGCCGCACTATCAGGATAACGGCCGCCTATATGCTGGAGAGGCGGCCGGGCTCCAGGATCCCTTCTGGGGGTTTGGGATCCTGTACGCTCTCAGGTCCGGCCATCTCGCCGCGCAGAGTATCATCAAGGGTTTCGACTATGGCCATGCCGCAGAGGAGACCTTCGGGGATATGCTGAAGGCGGGGGTGGTCAACCGCTACCTCTGGGACCGGTATGGTATGGAGAACTATGCCAAGATCTACCGGCGACTGAAGGGAGTGGATGACCCGTTGCCGTATCTCAGGTCGTTCTATACCTTCAACACTTACCAGAGGCTGCTGTACCGCAAGGCGAAGCGGCATGTGAAGACGCACTACGGGGGCGTCATTTCGGCGAAGTGA
- a CDS encoding flavodoxin family protein, which translates to MNSQRALIPMAWTRALLEEREVRTPEGTFILTLEREDLSPLYPTMERYTLTLWAGKRAAAVFRTNTYEYSPTVGLDPLSVARQRARQWEEGLKDDPLEFLAYLKKIPLRAPPALPLTDVVVVQGSPRADGNCSILAGWVAEEVRASGKSVQVLYPDDMDIHPCIGCYQCYNTGTCTFDDEMEGVVRALRYARLLIVCSPVYTNTVPAGLKALIDRCQALHATLNFTGRRIRMEVVCGLLLGVCGRQGQENFACLTQVVEVFMENLGITVAGMVLVDGVDRVRDIRTIPGLEGRVRAVVQTALSTSCSPS; encoded by the coding sequence ATGAACAGCCAGCGTGCACTCATCCCTATGGCCTGGACGCGGGCCCTTCTTGAAGAGCGGGAGGTCAGGACACCTGAAGGGACATTTATTCTCACCCTTGAGAGAGAAGATCTCTCACCCCTCTATCCTACCATGGAGCGCTACACCCTCACCCTCTGGGCAGGAAAAAGAGCCGCCGCAGTCTTCAGGACCAACACCTACGAATACTCCCCGACCGTCGGGCTCGACCCCCTTTCTGTCGCAAGACAGCGCGCCCGGCAATGGGAGGAAGGGCTGAAAGACGATCCTCTTGAATTTCTTGCATATCTCAAAAAAATCCCTCTCCGCGCCCCCCCAGCACTCCCGCTCACCGATGTGGTCGTCGTGCAGGGAAGCCCGCGGGCCGACGGGAACTGCAGCATCCTTGCAGGATGGGTTGCAGAAGAGGTCAGGGCCTCAGGAAAATCAGTGCAGGTGCTCTACCCCGACGACATGGATATCCATCCATGCATCGGATGTTACCAGTGCTACAACACCGGCACCTGCACCTTTGATGACGAGATGGAGGGAGTCGTCCGCGCTTTACGGTATGCCCGCCTCCTTATCGTCTGTTCACCAGTCTACACCAATACCGTACCGGCCGGGCTCAAGGCCCTCATCGACCGCTGCCAGGCCCTGCACGCCACGCTGAACTTCACGGGGAGGAGGATAAGAATGGAGGTGGTGTGCGGCCTCCTCCTCGGAGTCTGCGGGCGGCAGGGCCAGGAAAACTTTGCGTGTCTCACCCAGGTCGTCGAGGTCTTCATGGAAAACCTCGGGATCACCGTCGCCGGCATGGTGCTGGTCGACGGTGTCGACCGGGTGCGAGACATCAGGACAATTCCTGGCCTTGAGGGGCGTGTGCGCGCGGTGGTGCAGACCGCACTCAGTACTTCGTGTTCTCCTTCATGA